A genomic stretch from Arachis stenosperma cultivar V10309 chromosome 3, arast.V10309.gnm1.PFL2, whole genome shotgun sequence includes:
- the LOC130968146 gene encoding transcription factor TCP3-like encodes MGMRSNSNKGGEIIQVEGGHIVRSTGRKDRHSKVYTAKGPRDRRVRLSAHTAIEFYDVQDRLGYDRPSKAVDWLIKKAQPSIDKLAELPPWHPPLSAAPLQQDQEEEEEEEEHNNDIINHQFHSSSHLLQIQQQQQQNLETDPIAFFPTSSATPSMNFQNYPHEMISRTANNNVNPITEDLGLSLHPFQQAPSNQHQGTLFAAGSSNNVGFESQYQKIVAWNNEAATMDINRVGFMVNPQQNHHHHPFLGQSVSGSLQSSFPPPSLRSWGEIPMNPNSSEQQHSRPQQLIHHASIFGSRFVSDGLAAGFCIPARIQGDQENHHGVASNTTPSSASPHSHH; translated from the coding sequence ATGGGGATGAGGAGCAATAGTAATAAAGGAGGAGAAATTATTCAAGTTGAAGGGGGACACATTGTGAGGTCCACAGGGAGAAAAGACCGCCACAGTAAGGTCTACACCGCCAAAGGACCACGCGATAGAAGGGTCAGGCTATCCGCCCACACCGCCATCGAATTCTACGACGTTCAGGACCGTCTCGGCTACGACCGCCCCAGCAAGGCCGTCGATTGGCTCATCAAGAAAGCTCAGCCCTCCATCGACAAGCTAGCCGAGCTTCCTCCCTGGCACCCACCTCTCTCAGCCGCCCCGCTGCAGCAGGatcaagaagaagaggaggaggaggaggaacatAATAATGATATTATTAATCACCAATTCCATTCGTCTTCACACTTGCTTCAGATTCAGCAACAGCAGCAACAAAACCTTGAAACTGACCCCATAGCTTTCTTCCCTACAAGCTCAGCTACTCCCTCTATGAATTTCCAAAACTACCCTCACGAGATGATTTCAAGAACCGCCAACAACAACGTTAACCCCATTACGGAAGATCTTGGACTTTCACTCCACCCGTTTCAACAAGCACCTTCCAATCAACATCAAGGTACTCTCTTTGCTGCTGGATCCAGTAACAACGTCGGATTTGAGAGCCAGTATCAGAAGATTGTAGCTTGGAACAACGAAGCTGCTACCATGGATATCAACAGGGTAGGGTTCATGGTGAACCCGCAGCagaatcatcatcatcatccattTCTAGGCCAAAGTGTGAGTGGGTCCCTTCAGTCAAGTTTTCCACCACCATCACTTAGATCTTGGGGTGAAATTCCGATGAACCCAAACTCCTCGGAACAACAACACAGCAGGCCACAACAACTGATTCACCATGCTTCCATATTTGGAAGCAGGTTTGTTTCTGATGGATTAGCAGCAGGGTTTTGCATTCCAGCTAGAATTCAAGGCGACCAAGAGAACCATCATGGAGTTGCTTCTAACACCACTCCATCTTCTGCTTCTCCTCATTCTCACCACTGA